Genomic DNA from Thermus amyloliquefaciens:
CCCTTTGGGGGCCTGTGGATAACTGGCCAGTTATCCACAGCTTATCCACAAGCCAAGCCCAGTTATCCACAGGGCTTTTCCACAGGCGGTTTGCCGTTCCCAACGGCCTTCACCGCCCCTTATCCACATATCCACAGCCCCTACTACTACGGCTACTATCCTTTAAAAGTTTTAAAGCTCTCAGTAAAAGCAGTAAGAGGAGGAAGGGAAAATGAAGGTAACCGTTCCTAAAAACCTGTTCACCGAGCGCGTCTCCTTGCTGGAAAGGGTCATCCCCACCCGTAGCTCCAACCCCCTCTTCACCTACCTGGGCCTGGCCCTTTCCCCGGGGGTCTTGACCCTCTTTGGGACCAACGGGGAGGTGGACCTGGAGGTGCGCCTCCCGCTTTTCACCGAGGGAGAAGGTCGGTTCCTGGTTCCAGCCCAGCCCTTCTTCCAACTGGTGCGAAGCCTCCCCGGGGACCAGGTGGAGCTGGATTTTGGCGCCGAGCTTTTTCTCTCCTCGGGCTCCTTCAGCACCCGGCTGAGCCTGGCGCCCGACGAGGGTTACCCGGACCTGCTTTTCCCCAACCCCGAGGGACCCTCGGAGCCTTACCCCTTGCAGACCCTGCTTTCCGTGGAGGAGCTCTACCGGGCCCTTTCCCATGTGCGCTATGCCGCCAGCAACGAGGAGTACCGGGCCATCTTCCGGGGCGTCCAGCTGGAGTTTTCCGAGAAGGGGTTGCGCTCCGTGGCCTCCGATGGGTACCGGTTGGCCCTCTATGGGCTTGCCAAACCCCAGCCCTTCAGCAAGAAGGCGGTGGTGCCCGCCCGCAGCGTGGACGAGATGGTGAGGGTGCTCAAGGCCATGGGGGAGGGGGAGGTGGCCCTGGCCTTAGGCCCGGGCATCCTGGGCTTGGCCGCGGGGGGGCTTGCGGATTCCTCCCAGGGGCAGGTGCGGATGGCGGTTCGGCTTATGGAAGGGGAGTTCCCCGATTACGAGCGGGTGATCCCCAAGGAGTTTCCCCTGAAGGCCACCTTTGAGGTGGAGGCGCTCCGCGAAGCCCTGCGTCGGGTGAGCGTTCTTGCGGACCGGCAAAACCACCGGGTGGACCTCATGTTTGAGGAGGGCAGGGCCTCCCTTTCCGCCGAAGGGGATTACGGGAAAGGCCGGGAGGAGATCCCGGTGCGCCTCGAGGGCACGCCCCTGGCGGTGGCCTACAATGCCCGCTACCTTCTGGAGGCCCTTTCGCCCCTTTCGGGCCAGGCCACCTTGTTCCTCTCCGGCCCCACGAGCCCAAGCCTCCTCCGTCCCCAGGAGGTTGCCCCCGGTATGGTGGGGGAGGGCTACCAGGCGGTGGTGGTGCCCCTTCGGGTGTAAGCTCTTATCCAGGAGGGGCGTGAAGCGCTTCCACAAAGGAGGAACCATGACCACAATCGTCAGCGTGCGGGCGCGTGAGGTGTTGGACTCCCGCGGCTTTCCCACGGTGGAGGCCGAGGTGGAGCTGGAGGGAGGGGCTAGGGGGCGGGCCATGGTGCCCTCCGGGGCCTCCACCGGGACCCACGAGGCCCTGGAGCTACGG
This window encodes:
- the dnaN gene encoding DNA polymerase III subunit beta, which gives rise to MKVTVPKNLFTERVSLLERVIPTRSSNPLFTYLGLALSPGVLTLFGTNGEVDLEVRLPLFTEGEGRFLVPAQPFFQLVRSLPGDQVELDFGAELFLSSGSFSTRLSLAPDEGYPDLLFPNPEGPSEPYPLQTLLSVEELYRALSHVRYAASNEEYRAIFRGVQLEFSEKGLRSVASDGYRLALYGLAKPQPFSKKAVVPARSVDEMVRVLKAMGEGEVALALGPGILGLAAGGLADSSQGQVRMAVRLMEGEFPDYERVIPKEFPLKATFEVEALREALRRVSVLADRQNHRVDLMFEEGRASLSAEGDYGKGREEIPVRLEGTPLAVAYNARYLLEALSPLSGQATLFLSGPTSPSLLRPQEVAPGMVGEGYQAVVVPLRV